A region from the Acomys russatus chromosome 24, mAcoRus1.1, whole genome shotgun sequence genome encodes:
- the Cdca7 gene encoding cell division cycle-associated protein 7 has translation MPIASREARRRRQKALKMKNLKNVRYMKLISMETSSSSDDSCDSFASDNFANTKPRPDVTNELASIFHADSDDETFCGFSESEMQDGMSLQLDRVGCRTRSQCRHSGPLRVAMQFPARNTQRPANKRAPPTRPPENPANDSPSDSEEEDGMNFLEKRALNIKQNKAMLAKLMSELESFPGIFSGRHSFPGHRSKDSKAPRRRTFPGVASRRNPERRARPLTRSRSRILGSLGALPTEEEEEEEEEDKFMLVRKRKSVDGYMNDDDDVPRGRRPGSMTLPHIIRPVEDVTEEEIRNICSNSREKIYNRSLGSTCHQCRQKTIDTKTNCRNSDCWGIRGQFCGPCLRNRYGEEVKDALLDPNWHCPPCRGICNCSFCRQRDGRCATGVLVYLAKYHGFGNVHAYLKSLKQEFEMQA, from the exons ATGCCGATCGCCAGCAGGGAGGCTCGCCGCAGGCGG CAAAAGGCTCTCAAAATGAAGAACTTAAAGAATGTCAGATATATGAAGTTGATTTCCATGGAGACGTCGTCATCCTCTGATGACAGTTGTGACAGCTTTGCTTCTGATAATTTTGCAAACACA AAACCAAGGCCAGATGTCACTAACGAATTGGCCAGCATTTTTCATGCCGACTCTGATGATGAAACATTTTGCGGTTTTTCAGAGAGTGAGATGCAAGATGGAATG AGTCTGCAGTTGGACAGGGTCGGCTGCAGGACCCGAAGTCAGTGCCGTCACTCCGGGCCTCTCAGGGTAGCGATGCAGTTCCCAGCACGAAATACCCAGAGGCCAGCCAACAAAAGAGCACCCCCCACAAGGCCCCCTGAGAACCCTGCAAACGATTCCCCATCTGACTCGGAAGAAGAGGATGGAATGAACTTCCTGGAGAAACGGGCTTTgaatataaagcaaaacaaagcaatg CTTGCAAAACTCATGTCAGAATTAGAAAGCTTTCCTGGCATATTCTCTGGAAGACactccttcccaggccacaggtcCAAAGAC TCAAAGGCACCCAGAAGACGCACGTTCCCTGGTGTGGCTTCCAGAAGGAACCCCGAACGGAGAGCCCGACCTCTTACCAGGTCAAGATCCCGGATCCTGGGATCCTTGGGTGCTCtgcccacagaggaggaggaagaagaggaggaagaggataagTTCATGCTCGTGAGAAAGAGGAAGTCTGTGGATGGCTACATGAAC GACGACGACGATGTGCCCAGAGGCCGTCGCCCGGGATCCATGACCCTCCCGCATATAATCCGCCCAGTAGAAGATGTCACAGAAGAAGAGATCAGGAACATCTGCAGCAACTCTCGAGAGAAGATTTACAACCGGTCACTG GGCTCTACTTGTCATCAGTGTCGCCAGAAAACCATTGATACCAAAACAAACTGCAGAAACTCAGACTGCTGGGGCATCCGAGGCCAGTTCTGTGGTCCCTGCCTTCGAAACCGCTATGGGGAAGAGGTCAAGGATGCTCTGCTGGACCCG AACTGGCACTGCCCGCCCTGCCGAGGGATTTGCAACTGCAGCTTCTGCCGCCAGCGTGATGGACGGTGTGCCACTGGCGTCCTGGTGTACTTAGCCAAGTATCATGGCTTTGGGAATGTTCATGCTTACTTGAAGAG TCTGAAGCAAGAATTTGAAATGCAGGCATAG